In the Candidatus Electrothrix rattekaaiensis genome, one interval contains:
- the pgl gene encoding 6-phosphogluconolactonase, giving the protein MGALFQSQYMVENIFQNTGILVSQLAAQIGQSLLKSIVAHGRASLVVSGGSTPKALFKQLSALDIPWQDVVITLVDERWVDPADPASNEQLVRQYLLQDRAAAATFIGLKNSFPTAAQGEALCEQELRKIPQPFTVLVLGMGNDGHTASLFPGSVQLAAATDMNSGKNCMAVTPADAPHERMTLTLPAILSSQEIILHIAGQEKKSVLAKAQEAGPAEEMPVRFVLRQQERPVTVYWGA; this is encoded by the coding sequence ATGGGAGCACTGTTCCAATCTCAGTATATGGTAGAAAATATTTTTCAAAATACTGGAATACTCGTTTCCCAGTTAGCGGCTCAAATCGGTCAATCTCTGCTGAAAAGCATTGTCGCTCATGGGCGGGCAAGTTTGGTCGTTTCTGGAGGATCGACTCCCAAGGCTCTGTTTAAGCAGCTTTCTGCATTAGATATTCCTTGGCAGGATGTGGTTATCACCTTAGTTGATGAACGCTGGGTTGATCCTGCTGATCCTGCTTCCAATGAGCAGTTGGTCCGCCAATACTTGTTGCAGGATCGGGCAGCAGCAGCCACCTTTATCGGCCTGAAAAATTCTTTTCCCACAGCAGCCCAAGGCGAGGCCCTGTGTGAGCAGGAATTGCGCAAGATTCCTCAGCCCTTTACCGTGCTGGTTCTTGGTATGGGTAATGACGGCCATACGGCCTCCCTTTTCCCTGGCTCGGTCCAGCTTGCAGCAGCCACTGACATGAATTCCGGCAAGAACTGCATGGCTGTCACTCCCGCTGATGCCCCCCACGAGCGCATGACTTTGACGCTCCCCGCTATTTTAAGCTCCCAGGAAATTATTCTTCATATCGCAGGGCAGGAAAAAAAATCAGTGCTGGCAAAGGCCCAAGAGGCAGGCCCGGCAGAGGAAATGCCGGTGCGCTTTGTCTTGCGGCAGCAGGAAAGGCCCGTTACGGTGTATTGGGGAGCCTGA
- a CDS encoding element excision factor XisH family protein gives MSRRDMYHEQVKAALIQEGWKVTHDPLIFKSEPELSTDLGAERPIAAQRGQEKIAVEVKSFLQMSQVSELEKAMGQYELYRWLLQDNEPDRELYLAVPTHAYEGIFSKPVGKMVMAKLRMKLIVYSVSGEGELQWIQTQ, from the coding sequence ATGTCACGCAGAGATATGTATCATGAACAGGTGAAGGCTGCGCTCATTCAAGAAGGATGGAAAGTCACGCACGATCCCCTGATCTTCAAAAGCGAACCTGAACTCTCGACAGACCTCGGAGCCGAACGCCCGATTGCAGCTCAACGCGGACAGGAGAAGATCGCTGTCGAGGTCAAGAGCTTCCTTCAGATGTCGCAGGTGTCGGAGTTGGAAAAAGCTATGGGCCAATATGAGTTGTACCGCTGGCTGCTTCAGGATAATGAGCCTGATCGTGAATTGTACCTGGCCGTTCCGACCCATGCCTACGAAGGGATCTTTTCAAAGCCGGTCGGAAAGATGGTCATGGCAAAACTCCGAATGAAACTCATTGTCTATTCCGTATCAGGAGAAGGAGAACTGCAATGGATTCAAACGCAATAA
- the mfd gene encoding transcription-repair coupling factor, translated as MLSICKQLSDTTGQQGKKRDICGLHGGSAALFVARLQEIQRQTLCCLVPSDDLLETLAGDIRLFTDIPVLTYPAFEIAPYTQLAPDPATVAARLAALYFLQEGSGPCIVLTSVEAVLRRILPQQALSRSCELVMAGEDTDRDALIASLIDAGYQSCELVRQPGDLAVRGGIVDLFPPAAGLSGGPAGQGPLRLDFFGDTVESIRVFDPMSQRSEEELEEVVLLPASDILFPAPSAMEEWRKGLYSAVEDFAPTHADSDEFRQIMQQLRDRIRFPGIEFLLPLLYRNPGPQTLFDYLPADSPCILYDPVTIRRKITLVRERIAANYEEAAGEGGQGLALPPKTLFMEGEELERCLGERSRVDLCLYPDPDAVQAPILQQVGDHSLLRQEIELQRKKRGVLAPLADRLLKWQQAEDTIVLACRSMQQAKHLEEMLAGYGIQCGRGATPLDLAQQYPGQVLLVEHPLSQGFDLPEEQLHILSAAELFGEKRLQPGSRKKGRRPQGEPVALEEISVGDIVVHRDHGLASFQGLVNMDFAGQRGDFMLLEFLGNDKLYIPVHQLHWVSRYQGLTDQQPKLDRLGSQRWQTAKKKVTEAVWQVAQELLAIYARREIRKGHCFQQPGILFKELAESFPYDETQGQAKAIDEVLKDLCSDKPMDRLVCGDVGYGKTEVAVRAAYKAIEDGFQVAVLVPTTVLAEQHAATFRERFAGFDVEVACTNRFRTTKEQKDIVRDLKEGHINLVVGTHRLLSKSIVFQKLGLLIVDEEHRFGVSHKEKIKKLRADVDVLTLTATPIPRTLQMSLLGIRDLSVISSPPRQRRAVKTFLARHDDLVIREAVQQELERGGQVFFVHNRVKSIHRIAEQIEQLVPHARIAVAHGQMPGKHLEDIMVSFINHEVDILVSTTIIESGLDIPNANTIIINRADRIGLADMYQLRGRVGRSSRQSYAYLLVPSSEQMTADAGQRLRALMDCSELGGGFKLAMNDLQIRGGGSILGVSQSGHIAAVGYDLYLELLQSTVADLKKQAEQGGDVTAPELEPDVKLRVAAFLPDDYVRDTVLRYRLYRRLSVAGNEDPDLLADLRDEVVDRFGALPREAVTLFDLVGLKYPLRQLGITKLEQGPANLVFSFGEHSSVAPETLLAFIEQSRPKKKEKKVVRAVGGLRVPAKAPAPEPVRLTPDQRLIVAVDEHVEQAELFQRIEAVLGFLSSR; from the coding sequence ATGCTGTCAATCTGTAAACAGCTGTCTGATACCACAGGACAGCAGGGAAAAAAAAGAGATATCTGCGGCCTGCACGGTGGCAGCGCGGCCCTGTTCGTGGCCCGGCTTCAGGAAATACAGCGGCAGACCCTTTGTTGCCTTGTCCCTTCTGATGATCTGCTGGAAACCCTGGCCGGGGATATTCGCCTCTTTACCGATATTCCGGTTCTGACCTATCCCGCCTTTGAGATAGCTCCCTACACCCAGCTCGCCCCGGACCCGGCCACGGTGGCAGCCCGTCTTGCCGCCCTTTATTTCCTTCAGGAAGGCAGTGGCCCCTGCATTGTCCTGACCTCAGTCGAGGCTGTTTTGCGGCGGATTTTACCGCAACAGGCCTTGAGCCGAAGCTGTGAACTGGTCATGGCTGGTGAAGACACGGACCGGGATGCCCTGATTGCCTCCCTGATTGATGCAGGGTATCAATCCTGTGAGCTGGTGCGTCAGCCTGGTGATTTGGCTGTGCGGGGCGGCATTGTTGATCTCTTTCCGCCTGCTGCAGGGCTTTCTGGCGGGCCTGCCGGTCAAGGGCCTCTGCGGCTTGACTTTTTCGGCGATACAGTCGAGTCCATCCGAGTTTTTGATCCGATGAGTCAACGCTCCGAGGAAGAATTAGAAGAGGTTGTGCTCTTGCCTGCCTCGGATATCCTCTTTCCCGCCCCCTCTGCTATGGAGGAATGGCGAAAGGGCCTGTACTCTGCTGTTGAAGATTTTGCCCCGACCCATGCAGATTCGGATGAATTCCGCCAGATCATGCAGCAATTACGGGATCGGATTCGTTTTCCGGGGATTGAATTTCTGCTCCCGCTTCTTTATCGCAATCCCGGCCCGCAGACTCTGTTTGATTATCTCCCTGCCGACAGCCCTTGCATTCTCTATGACCCGGTGACCATCAGGCGTAAAATAACCTTGGTGCGCGAAAGGATAGCGGCGAATTATGAGGAAGCCGCAGGCGAAGGAGGACAAGGGCTGGCCTTGCCCCCGAAAACGCTCTTTATGGAGGGAGAGGAATTGGAACGATGCCTGGGAGAGAGATCCAGGGTTGATCTCTGTCTTTATCCTGATCCAGATGCTGTGCAAGCACCGATTCTCCAGCAGGTCGGTGACCATTCCCTGCTCCGGCAGGAGATAGAGCTGCAACGGAAGAAACGCGGCGTACTGGCCCCGCTTGCTGATCGTCTCCTGAAATGGCAGCAGGCCGAGGATACCATAGTTCTTGCCTGTCGCTCGATGCAGCAGGCAAAACATCTGGAAGAGATGCTGGCAGGATACGGCATCCAATGTGGTCGGGGGGCGACACCGCTTGATCTGGCACAGCAGTATCCGGGGCAGGTGCTTCTTGTTGAGCATCCCCTGTCCCAGGGATTTGATTTGCCGGAAGAGCAGCTGCATATCCTTTCGGCAGCAGAACTCTTCGGGGAAAAACGTCTCCAGCCGGGCAGCAGGAAGAAAGGACGCAGGCCCCAAGGTGAGCCTGTTGCCTTGGAGGAGATCTCTGTCGGGGATATTGTTGTCCATCGGGATCACGGTCTGGCCAGCTTCCAGGGTTTGGTGAACATGGATTTTGCCGGGCAGCGCGGTGATTTTATGCTGCTTGAGTTTTTGGGCAATGATAAGCTCTATATTCCGGTGCATCAGCTGCACTGGGTCAGTCGGTATCAGGGCCTGACAGATCAGCAGCCTAAGCTGGATCGGCTGGGATCTCAACGTTGGCAGACGGCTAAGAAAAAGGTCACTGAGGCGGTTTGGCAGGTGGCTCAGGAATTACTGGCTATCTATGCCCGCCGCGAGATACGCAAGGGCCATTGTTTTCAGCAGCCGGGCATTCTTTTCAAGGAGCTGGCAGAGTCCTTTCCCTATGACGAGACCCAAGGACAGGCCAAGGCCATTGACGAGGTGCTCAAAGATCTTTGTTCAGACAAACCCATGGACCGGCTGGTCTGCGGCGATGTGGGCTACGGCAAGACCGAGGTTGCGGTTCGGGCTGCGTATAAGGCTATTGAAGACGGCTTTCAGGTGGCGGTGCTGGTGCCCACCACAGTGCTGGCGGAACAACATGCCGCAACCTTTCGCGAGCGTTTCGCCGGTTTTGATGTGGAGGTAGCCTGCACCAACCGATTTCGCACGACCAAGGAACAAAAGGATATTGTTCGGGATCTGAAAGAGGGGCATATTAATCTGGTGGTGGGAACCCATCGTCTGCTCTCTAAAAGCATTGTTTTTCAGAAGCTGGGCCTGTTGATCGTGGATGAGGAGCACCGCTTCGGGGTTTCCCATAAGGAGAAGATCAAAAAGCTGCGGGCCGATGTGGATGTCCTCACCCTGACCGCCACCCCGATCCCTCGCACCTTGCAGATGTCTCTTCTGGGGATTCGTGATCTGTCGGTGATTTCCAGTCCGCCCCGGCAGCGGCGCGCGGTCAAGACCTTTCTCGCCCGCCATGATGATCTGGTGATCCGGGAGGCGGTGCAGCAGGAGTTGGAGCGTGGCGGCCAGGTTTTCTTTGTGCATAATCGGGTCAAGTCCATCCATCGGATTGCGGAGCAGATCGAACAACTGGTGCCCCACGCCCGCATTGCGGTGGCCCACGGTCAGATGCCGGGCAAGCATCTGGAGGATATCATGGTCAGTTTTATCAACCATGAGGTGGATATCCTGGTCAGCACCACGATCATTGAATCCGGCCTGGATATTCCCAATGCCAATACCATTATTATCAACCGGGCTGATCGCATCGGGCTGGCGGATATGTACCAGCTACGGGGCAGGGTAGGGCGTTCTTCCCGCCAATCCTATGCCTATCTGCTGGTGCCGTCCAGCGAGCAAATGACGGCGGATGCCGGACAACGGCTGCGGGCCCTGATGGATTGTTCCGAGCTGGGTGGCGGTTTCAAGCTGGCTATGAATGATCTTCAGATTCGGGGCGGCGGCAGTATCCTGGGCGTTTCTCAGTCCGGCCATATTGCCGCAGTGGGCTATGACCTTTACCTGGAACTGCTGCAATCCACGGTGGCGGATTTGAAAAAACAGGCCGAGCAAGGGGGCGACGTTACTGCGCCTGAGCTGGAACCGGATGTCAAGCTGCGGGTGGCCGCCTTTCTGCCGGATGATTATGTCCGGGACACGGTACTGCGCTATCGCCTGTACCGTCGCCTTTCTGTAGCCGGTAATGAAGACCCGGACCTGCTTGCCGATCTGCGGGACGAGGTTGTTGACCGCTTCGGTGCGCTGCCCCGTGAGGCCGTGACCCTGTTCGACTTGGTCGGTCTTAAATATCCGCTCCGTCAACTGGGTATCACCAAGCTTGAACAAGGCCCTGCCAATCTGGTCTTCAGCTTTGGGGAGCATTCTTCTGTTGCCCCGGAAACCCTGCTGGCCTTTATTGAACAGTCCCGCCCGAAGAAGAAGGAAAAGAAGGTGGTTCGCGCTGTGGGAGGCTTACGGGTACCGGCAAAGGCCCCAGCCCCGGAACCAGTGCGCCTGACCCCGGATCAACGGCTTATTGTTGCGGTGGATGAGCATGTTGAGCAGGCCGAGCTGTTTCAGCGCATAGAGGCGGTGCTTGGGTTTCTCAGTTCCAGATAG
- a CDS encoding tetratricopeptide repeat protein, protein MTDNTFESKGRDQNIAHQGDGAVGKQENVGQGVDGDGNMISGTGNVTVNKHYGISEERFDELKDHLSITDLALRNFFKILEEQQIPCDDLDAKLREIASHYKELLARLATVQSEDPEVQRLKQEAGQAIEAGEYDKAEDLLNQAEALDLKAIEQMEKTAKQRRISAATTNAEQAELQRVQLRYAKAAEYWQKAAALLPEGEKKDRANSLGNAGYDLDRISRYSEALPLYEQSLAIRQEIGDRKGEGTTLNNISQIYHDRGNYDTALKYLKQSLIIRREIGDRAGEGSTLNNISQIYHDRGEDHMALKYLEQSLTISQEIGDRAMEGTTLNNIAGIHRARGDYDTALEYLEQTLTIDREIGDRVGEGTTLNNIGQIYKARGDYDTGLKYLEQSLVITQEVGDWAGEAVTSWNIGLTYAEQGDLAKAEQYMARTVEIEEAIGLPTLEESRKALEAVRAALPQQ, encoded by the coding sequence ATGACGGATAACACATTCGAGAGCAAAGGCAGAGACCAGAACATTGCCCACCAGGGGGATGGGGCGGTGGGGAAGCAGGAGAACGTCGGGCAAGGGGTGGATGGGGACGGTAATATGATCTCCGGTACCGGTAATGTGACGGTAAACAAGCACTACGGCATCTCCGAGGAACGCTTTGATGAGCTGAAGGATCACCTCTCCATTACCGATCTGGCACTGCGCAACTTCTTCAAGATACTGGAGGAGCAACAGATACCCTGTGATGACCTGGATGCCAAGCTGCGTGAGATAGCCTCGCACTACAAGGAACTGCTTGCCCGGCTGGCAACGGTGCAGTCGGAAGACCCGGAAGTGCAGCGACTGAAGCAGGAGGCTGGGCAGGCCATTGAGGCGGGTGAGTACGACAAGGCTGAGGACTTATTGAATCAGGCCGAGGCCCTTGACCTCAAGGCCATTGAGCAGATGGAGAAGACAGCCAAACAGCGGCGTATCTCTGCGGCCACAACCAATGCTGAACAAGCTGAGTTGCAGCGTGTACAGTTGCGCTATGCCAAGGCAGCAGAGTATTGGCAAAAAGCGGCGGCCCTGCTGCCGGAGGGGGAGAAGAAGGATCGGGCTAACTCGTTGGGCAATGCAGGCTATGACCTTGACCGCATCTCCCGCTACAGCGAAGCCCTGCCCCTATATGAACAGAGCCTTGCCATCCGCCAAGAGATCGGCGACCGGAAAGGAGAAGGCACCACCCTGAACAACATAAGCCAGATTTACCATGACCGGGGCAATTACGACACGGCCCTCAAGTATCTGAAGCAGAGCCTGATCATCCGCCGAGAGATCGGCGACCGAGCTGGGGAAGGCTCGACCCTGAACAACATCAGCCAGATTTACCATGACCGGGGCGAGGACCACATGGCCCTCAAATACCTGGAGCAGAGCCTTACCATCAGCCAAGAGATCGGCGATCGGGCAATGGAAGGTACCACCCTGAACAACATCGCAGGCATTCATCGGGCACGGGGCGACTACGACACGGCTCTGGAGTATCTGGAGCAGACCTTGACCATCGACCGAGAGATCGGCGATCGGGTCGGGGAAGGCACCACCCTGAACAACATCGGCCAGATTTACAAGGCACGGGGCGATTACGACACGGGCCTCAAGTATCTGGAGCAGAGCCTTGTCATCACCCAAGAGGTCGGCGACTGGGCTGGGGAGGCCGTGACAAGCTGGAACATCGGCCTCACCTACGCAGAACAGGGCGACCTTGCCAAGGCAGAGCAGTACATGGCCCGTACCGTGGAGATTGAAGAGGCCATTGGTCTTCCCACACTTGAAGAATCACGCAAGGCATTGGAAGCAGTGCGGGCGGCCCTGCCGCAACAATAA
- a CDS encoding PilZ domain-containing protein: MVDDSSFRKQDRVKLRGYIADITDGVCDYDAIVEDVSLEGLCLTDMSNKFAVEKKIYTAVIIGGPDADSYKLQVQPRWVRRHGDFIEVGFTIIRSPTKWKRFIRELIPKKGIVNMEEEWEHCSNLSIW, from the coding sequence ATGGTGGACGACAGTAGTTTTCGCAAACAGGACAGGGTTAAGCTTAGAGGTTATATAGCTGATATTACAGACGGAGTCTGTGATTACGATGCCATTGTCGAAGATGTCTCTCTTGAAGGGCTGTGTTTGACTGATATGTCGAATAAATTCGCTGTGGAGAAAAAAATTTATACTGCCGTGATTATCGGTGGTCCTGATGCGGATTCGTATAAGCTTCAGGTGCAGCCACGTTGGGTGCGAAGACACGGTGATTTTATAGAGGTGGGCTTTACGATCATCCGTTCGCCGACAAAATGGAAAAGATTTATCCGTGAGCTCATTCCGAAGAAAGGAATCGTGAATATGGAAGAGGAATGGGAGCACTGTTCCAATCTCAGTATATGGTAG
- a CDS encoding XisI protein, whose product MDSNAITFYQTCVKSLLSQYEGLNTEWSTIETIFDDVQMRYMVLRVGWNDQRRIHLCLVHIDIQDDRVIIQANNTEDALDDELVALGVPREKIYPGILPPNVREQLRSKRM is encoded by the coding sequence ATGGATTCAAACGCAATAACATTCTATCAGACCTGTGTTAAATCGTTGCTGTCACAGTACGAGGGGCTCAATACTGAATGGTCGACAATCGAAACAATCTTTGATGATGTGCAGATGCGCTATATGGTCCTTCGAGTCGGCTGGAACGACCAACGCCGGATTCACCTGTGCCTTGTCCATATTGACATTCAGGACGACAGGGTGATTATTCAGGCCAATAACACGGAAGATGCGCTTGATGATGAACTTGTCGCATTAGGCGTACCACGCGAGAAGATTTATCCGGGGATCTTGCCGCCGAATGTCCGGGAGCAGCTGCGATCCAAAAGGATGTAA
- a CDS encoding DNA cytosine methyltransferase — translation MKSTLLLHEDERSYRTRCSGALLKENPQLYRLIDLFSGAGGMSLGFSEVFGQPFQSVWANDYNQFCVDTYNENFGPHCIGGDLADILKDDQVRIPQADIVIGGPPCQGFSLLNKKRANDSRKALWRPFMEVVKLSGASVFVMENVPQLLGTEEHRAIIKKAESLGFKVYQEKLTAADYGVPQTRTRAFIIGCAFTDPSVLFPPRKTHFSPKGHSGQLSLPFAEQEFLIGSQHWKTVRDAIGDLPSPEGTEIRETAPPLDLHFGRNPTELSRKRYRAIPEEGMNRFDLQRVAPELTPQCWIRKKSGGTDLFGRLWWDRPSVTIRTEFFKPEKGRYLHPEQHRPITHREAARFQSFPDSFRFTGSKIEIAKQIGNAVPPLLAARVADIVRVLLDSKS, via the coding sequence ATGAAAAGTACGTTGCTGTTACACGAAGACGAACGTTCCTACAGAACGCGTTGTTCCGGAGCCTTGCTCAAAGAAAACCCGCAACTTTATCGTTTGATAGATCTCTTCTCAGGGGCTGGTGGCATGTCTTTAGGGTTTTCCGAAGTATTTGGACAGCCTTTCCAGTCGGTTTGGGCGAATGATTATAACCAGTTCTGTGTTGATACATATAACGAGAATTTTGGACCGCATTGCATTGGTGGTGATCTTGCCGACATACTGAAAGACGATCAGGTCAGGATTCCACAAGCTGATATTGTAATCGGAGGGCCTCCTTGCCAAGGCTTCAGTTTGTTGAATAAAAAAAGGGCGAATGATTCCCGTAAAGCCTTATGGCGACCCTTTATGGAAGTGGTTAAACTGTCTGGGGCATCTGTCTTTGTTATGGAAAATGTACCTCAGTTGCTTGGTACAGAAGAACATAGAGCAATTATTAAGAAAGCCGAGTCTCTTGGCTTCAAAGTGTATCAGGAAAAATTGACCGCTGCTGATTATGGTGTTCCGCAGACTCGCACCAGAGCCTTTATCATAGGCTGTGCTTTTACTGACCCCTCTGTTTTGTTTCCTCCCCGCAAGACCCATTTCAGCCCGAAAGGGCACAGCGGACAGCTCTCGTTGCCGTTTGCGGAGCAGGAATTCCTCATCGGCTCGCAACACTGGAAAACTGTACGGGATGCAATTGGGGATTTACCTTCTCCAGAGGGAACTGAGATTAGAGAAACTGCTCCGCCGCTTGATCTGCATTTCGGAAGAAATCCTACCGAACTCAGCCGAAAAAGATACCGGGCTATTCCGGAGGAGGGAATGAACCGTTTTGATTTACAACGAGTTGCCCCGGAATTGACCCCTCAATGTTGGATCAGGAAGAAATCCGGCGGCACAGATTTGTTTGGTCGGCTGTGGTGGGACCGACCTTCAGTGACGATACGGACAGAGTTTTTTAAACCGGAAAAAGGTCGTTATCTGCACCCGGAACAACATCGACCGATTACTCATCGGGAAGCAGCCCGATTCCAAAGTTTCCCGGACAGCTTTCGTTTTACCGGGTCGAAAATTGAAATTGCCAAACAGATCGGCAATGCGGTTCCTCCATTGCTTGCGGCAAGGGTAGCTGATATAGTCAGGGTATTGCTGGACAGCAAGAGCTGA
- a CDS encoding HAD-IA family hydrolase, whose translation MQDIKKNAESAEQECGPKISPDFSWDDIDTVMLDMDGTLLDKHFDDYFWEVYLPEHYSLLHKISVEEAGQELRARYQAVENSLQWADLEYWSHTLDLDLPELKLRINHLIGVHPYVIEFLEFCLKKRKKLYLVTNAHSKALSIKLEKTSIGAWFDRVMCAEEVGFAKEEPEFWPRLREMLGFVPEKTLLVDDTEKVLQVADGFGLGYLIHIARSSSRRPACYSTRYPSIDYFKELIQ comes from the coding sequence ATGCAGGATATAAAAAAAAACGCTGAGAGCGCAGAACAGGAATGCGGGCCTAAGATTAGCCCTGATTTCTCCTGGGATGATATAGATACGGTCATGCTGGACATGGACGGTACCCTGCTGGATAAGCATTTTGATGATTATTTCTGGGAGGTATATTTGCCCGAGCATTACAGCCTGCTCCATAAAATTTCCGTGGAAGAGGCGGGCCAAGAGTTGCGAGCCCGTTATCAGGCCGTAGAAAATTCCTTACAATGGGCTGATCTGGAGTATTGGTCACATACGCTGGACCTTGACCTGCCGGAATTGAAGCTGCGGATCAACCATCTCATAGGTGTCCATCCCTATGTGATAGAATTTTTGGAGTTTTGTCTGAAAAAGAGAAAAAAGCTCTATCTTGTGACCAATGCCCATTCCAAGGCCTTGTCCATTAAGTTGGAAAAGACCTCTATCGGGGCTTGGTTTGATCGGGTGATGTGCGCTGAAGAAGTCGGTTTTGCCAAGGAAGAGCCTGAGTTCTGGCCTCGTTTGCGGGAGATGCTGGGTTTTGTTCCCGAGAAAACTCTGCTTGTCGATGATACGGAAAAGGTTTTGCAGGTTGCAGATGGGTTCGGCCTAGGCTATCTGATCCATATTGCTCGCTCAAGCAGCCGTCGCCCGGCCTGTTATTCGACAAGGTACCCGTCCATTGATTATTTTAAAGAACTTATTCAGTAA
- the tadA gene encoding tRNA adenosine(34) deaminase TadA, with amino-acid sequence MDGKEQDVRDFYFMGKAIASAVEAAARDEVPVGAVLVDSEYTIVAGAGNNCIHAHDPTGHAEIHTLRAAAEKLDNYRLPGTTMYVTLEPCPMCAAAMIQARVERIVFGATDPKGGGVQSLYRIGSDGKLNHSFAITGGVRAEECATLLKDFFRQRRKKG; translated from the coding sequence ATGGACGGGAAAGAGCAGGACGTGCGGGATTTCTATTTCATGGGCAAGGCCATTGCGTCTGCTGTGGAAGCGGCAGCTAGAGACGAAGTACCTGTCGGGGCAGTTCTGGTTGATAGCGAGTATACAATTGTGGCTGGGGCAGGCAATAACTGCATCCATGCTCATGATCCGACCGGGCACGCGGAGATCCACACTTTGCGGGCGGCAGCAGAGAAGCTGGACAACTATCGCCTGCCGGGAACCACCATGTACGTCACCCTGGAACCCTGTCCCATGTGCGCGGCAGCCATGATTCAGGCCAGGGTGGAGCGCATCGTTTTTGGGGCTACAGACCCCAAGGGTGGGGGGGTGCAATCGTTGTACCGTATCGGCAGCGACGGAAAATTGAACCATAGTTTTGCCATTACTGGAGGGGTTAGGGCTGAGGAATGTGCCACGCTTCTCAAGGATTTTTTCCGCCAGAGGAGAAAAAAAGGATAA